GAAAGTTCAACGTCCATTGCCAGCACCTAGAATCCTCTACATCCTTAGTATCCGTATTTCTACGAAAAACCTCGGTGACTGTAAGGCCCGACACGGTGTGACATTCGGGAGGGTGGTCCGTGATGGCTGTCACGAAGCCTGGGTGACGCGATCGCCTGCTGGTGCCAGGTTGGCCTGGGCAGGCCGCTCGTAGCCCCGCAGCATCGCCAAGAACTGCACCTGATCAAAGCTCCTGGGGTCGAGGCGACTGCCGGATTGGTCCACGGCCTGATGGGTAGTAATGCGGTTTTCGGGGACGTTGGTCTGGGCTAGCAGCCACGCAAGGGACTGGTACTGCTGGGCGCTGTAGCCGCTGTGGCGACGGTTGTTGTTCCAGCCGTCTCGGGGCGTCTCCAGGGCGACGTGGTAGGCGAAGTTATTCACCGAAGGGGGCAGCTCGGCCTTGGTTTTCAGCGTTTCTGGCCCGTTTGGCCCCATAAAGACCGAATTTCCGGCCCCAAAGGCTCGCTTTTCGGGCGGGACCAGGTAAATGACGGTGCCGTCTTGGCGAATCAGGGTGTGGTAGCTGGCCTGCTCTTCGTCCTTGTAGTGGGGCGTCTGGAAGAAGCGAATGGCGCTCTCGGCGGAGTACACCGTTTCGTGGAGCACGACGATCATTGCATGGGTGAGGGGATTGCCCTGGGCGTCGTGGGTAAAGCGATCGCCGTAGTTGGTGGGGTGGGCCGGGGCCGCGACGATGGGCGGCTGATAGGTGCTCGGGGCGATCGCCTCCACGGGCGGCGCGCTCTGGGCAAACTGCGGGCTCGTCTCGACTTCTTCCCACTGGATCGGGGTGTCGCTGGCCGGGACGCTGTGCATCAGCTCGTGGGGGTCAGGCACGGAGGCCTGGGAGGACAGGCCGCCGTCGCGCAAGCTGCCCAAAAAGAGGGCCGCCACCAGCGCCACAAGGCCCAGCAAAATCAAAGAAAACCGTTTCAGCCAAGCGTGAAATTCCATCGAGTGCTGCCGTCGTGAGGGAGAGGTCTGGGTTCTTGTTTTTACTAAGTTCCCCTAATTGCTTCATCTATACAGCGAAGTAATCAGGGGATGTCGAAGCAATATGCACCTGAAGGGAGCCATCAATTAATTCTTGCTTCCGATGACCTAATGAAATTTTGAAGTAGTAGAGCTGCTTCAGAACTTCCCACGCTTTAACTTGTGAGTTCAGTCTAAAGCCGACTAAAGAAAATTTGCGATCATTTGTACTATAAAATAACATAAGCACTATATCCATAACGCTGGATAAAGCACTGTAGAGGGTAGCTCCCAATGATTGAGTCATTTTGGGCTTTTACAGATATTGCTCTTCCTCCAGACAGGGTAACTCTAAGAGTTTCTTCTGGGAAAACAGTAGTCACAGTCACATCACAACGCTTTGGCGTCAAAACACTTGAAATTGACGACGAACTACCTCTTTGTTCAGCAACTGTTGAGAGGGTTTATCCAAAGGCTTTAGGTTTTCAAGATGACGCCTCAGTCTCAGTCTCGGTCACTCCAGTAATCCCATACAGAGAAGATGATGATGACGATAATGAGGATAGGGATGAAGGTGATTACTGGAGAAGATAAAGATTAAGAGTAATCGATGCAGTTTTTGTTTCAGGTTGAGAGAAGGCTTTGTCTGCGATGCATCAAGCCCAAAAGTGACTAATGGAATTCCTTAAGAAATTTACTGGGCGATCAATCTTCTAAAAAGTTTGGCTTAGAACAAAATTTGTAAGCGATCGCCCGACAGATTCTGTCGGGCGATCGCCTCTTTGACTTGGCGAGGCTAGGGCGAGCCAAAGCCGCCCAGGGAATTAAAGGAATTGCCGCTCTGGCTGGCCCGCACCGCTGACTGCGAGAAAAGCTGAAACGCCTGGTGGATTTCTTTGCGGCTGTTACCCGGCGTCAAGATCCACTCATCCCGGATGCCCATGTCTCGGAACACCTGCCGAAAATCCGTGCTGCCGTCGTCGATGCCCATGGCCGCCACAATGTGAGTCTCGGCCCGCAGCATGTCCGTCACCAGCGATCGCACCGTGTCGGCGCTGGCCCGATGGGAGTGCTCGTCGCCCCCATCGGAAATAATCAGCGTGACGGTCCGCACCGGCACCCCGTTATCGGCAAACTCCTGCGCTTTGGCCAGCACCGTGCCGAGCAGCACCACGGTTTGGTCATAGAGGGGCGTTCCCAGGTTGGGGTTGTAGTTGCTGCTGTCCATACGAGTGGCCTGGGCGACGGGGCAGTAGGGAAACAGCACCTGCCCATTCAAGTAGCGGGTGTGGACGAGCAGGTTTTGCTGCTGCTGGGAGTGGCTGAGAGCGTCGAGGACGGTGTTGTGGCCAGCGCTCACCGTGGCGGTGTTGCCCGAAAAGCGGATGGAGCCGGAGTCATCGGGCATCAGGGTGACCAGGACGACTTCGCTGGCGGTCACGTCGTCAATGGCGATCCCCAGGCCCGCCTGGATCTGGGTGCCGATGTCCGCCACATTCAGCGCCTGAAAGGAGGCACTGGACAACAGGCCCTCGGCTTGGGCGCTCTGGAATAGCTCGTTCAGGTTGGTGCCTTGGCTCATGATGGAACTCCTAAAAAGGCGCAAAAAGGCTTAGACAATCTCAGAAAAGATTGAGAGAACTTGAGAAAGCTCAGGAAAGGTCGAAAAAGCTTGAGAGGGCGATCGCGGGAATCGGCGAACCACAAGCCTGCGTCACAGCGAAAGATCGGGCCAGTGGGCGATCGCCTCGGTCGATCGCACCAGGTGCATCCCCGCATCCGCGAAGCGCTGGAACGCTGCATCGGCCTGATCGGTGAAGTCCACTACCCCCGGCACCACCACCGCCGAGGTGCAGTCCTCCAGCAGATACACCTTCTTTGCTAGGGCCGGGTCCTGGGCCTGGATTTCGCTCAGCAAGTCCGCAATGGTCCAGGCGACGCAGTGGCTCTTGGCCTGACCGGCGATGATCACCGCGTCAAACTCCAGCAGCTTTTGGATAAAGCGGGTGTTTTTCTGGGCGATCGGTCGACCGTCTGGGCCGTCGAGCACCTCGGGCCGCAGCACCGAGTAGTTTTCGGTCAGCGGGTTGCCGCCCTTGATCTCGAAGTTGGTTTGGCTGTGGCGCGCGATGTTGTGGAAAAAGCAGGCCTCCTCCACCGCCGAGACCAGGGCGTGGCCAATGCCCCCCAGCATGGAGTGGTAGGGCCAAATGGTCAGGGGATACTTGCCGTCCTGGCTGAGGGTCTGGACGTAGTGCAGGGCGTAGCTTTGTAGCAGCAGGTAGTTGCCTTTGGCGAGGCTGTGGGCGATCGCCGGGTTGACCTTCCAGTGGCCCTGCTGCACCTGTGCCAGCGAGATGGTCGTCATGGGCGGCGGATTGTCCCCCGCGTCGTTCACCCAAAACTGGCTGTGAAAAATCTGCATCACCGTGTGGGTGTCCATGGTGGGTGCGATTTCGGTGATCAGGCCCAAATTGCGGTAGATAAACTCGCACAGGCGCACATTGTCCTGGACGGCTCCCTGGCCCGATCGCCCGCCCACAAACAGCTCGAAGTCCGGAATGCAGAAGGTATTTTGCACATCGATGGCCATCAGGCACAGGCGGGTTTTGTCCTTGGCGGCGGGGGCGATCGCGTGCTGCTTGGCCCAGGCCCTGGCCTGCTCGGCCCGCGCTTGGTAGGGTACGCGCCACACCTGGCCGACCCGGCCCGCCTCGAAGTGGGGCGGCAGGGGTAAGGAATGAGAAACGCTTTGGGTCATGGGGAGATCCTCAAAAATGGCAAAGGGTGAATAGGGGAGAGCGTCGCGCCGGGGCCTAGCCCAGGGTGAGGCGACGAATCCGGTGAGCGGACACGCTGTAGAGGCCCTGGGGTGCGGGCAGCAGGTGACAACTGGCGTTCACGAAGGGCTCCGTCTCGGTGAAGGTGTGGGTGTGCACGAGCTGGCCTGCCTGGAGGTCGATGCGCACAATCCCGTCGTCAGTGGCGGCCAGCAGGAACGCGCCGACAGCGCAGGCGGGGCAGGCATTTGGGAGCGATCGCTCGAGGCCGAGCCGCGCCAGCCAGTGATCGTCCCCTGCGATGGCCGTGGCGGTGGCCTCGACGGTGCCATCTGCCCGGATCACGCAGCAGCGATGGACTCGCTGACCCTGGTCCTGACTCGTCAGAAAGAGCCAGGCCCGCTGCTCACTGAAGGTGCAGGTGGCGTCGATCAGCTGGCCGCCCATCGGCGGGAGCGCCACGCGATCGTTGATCCCAGGGCGCTGGGCATCGAAGACAAAGGCCACGCTCAGGTGTCCCGCCCGATAAAAGCCCATCCCAAAGCGATCGCCCACCCAGAACTGGGTCTGGCCCGCCAGCACGTCGCCGAGGTACACCGGCCCGAGGTCTCCGTCTCGCCACAGCTGGCCCTGGTGAGCCCAGTAGCGATGCTGGGCATTGCCGTCGGCGGCCTCCACCGTCAGACGATCGGGGGAGTGTCCGGGCCGCAGCTTCAGCCACTGGCCCGCCCGCGCCACCAGCGTGGCGTCCCCCTGGACCCCAAAGCGAGTCTGGGGATCGAGCGCCCCCCGAAACGCCACGCTGCCGTCCTCTCGCCGAAACTCTCCCTGCTCGTGGACCAGCCAGCGCAGCCGCCCCTGCTGCACGGCGGCGCACAGGATCACGCCTCCACTTTCAAATACGTCGCTCACGCTGACGCTGCGGGCGGTCTGAGCCGCTGGGGTGGGCAGTGCCGGGGCGGTCTGGGCCGGGGTGCAGCGAGGACAGCAGGAGCGAGCGTGCTCGGTGCCGCACCGGGTGCAGGTGGTCCAGCGCAGCCCGTCGAGGAGCGATCGCGGAAAGACCTCCCGGCGATCGCCTGCAAACACCGCCTGGAAGTAGTGCAGCAGGTCGTCGGATAGCACACCGTAGGGCAGGGCGGGCTTGGGATAGCGGACCTCGGGGTGAAAGACGGTGATCCGGTGCAGAGGCCGCGCGCTAGGCGGAATTTTGGGGCTCGAAGCCCTGGGTTTGTAGACGCCGCCGTAGGGATCCACAAACAGCAGACTCTGCATCAGCATCACCGCAAAGGCGTACCAGTCCGAGAAGGGCGTGTAGGGCTTGGCTAGCTGAAATCGACCGGCCTGGGGATCGCCCAGCTGCGGGTCCAGAAACCGGGCCGTAAACACCTGACAGGGAAAGCTGCCGTACTGGAAAGAATCCGCGTCGATCAGGTAGGCGGCGCTGCCCTGGACCAGCACGTTCAGGTCATTGAAATCGCCGATCACGACCCCTGCTTGGTGGAGCTGGGTCACGGTCCCGTGGAGATCCCGAAAGACCTCGATGACCTCCGCCGTGGGCACCGCCTGCCGAAAGCTGCGATCGCCGTATTTGAGCAGCACCGTCGCCGGGTCCAGGCGAGGCATGGTGTAGCCGACGATGGTGCCCTGGCCGTCAGTGGCGATCGCCTCGGGAGCCACCACGCGGGCCGGCAGATTTTTGGGGAAGGCGGGCAGCTTTTGCTGGTGCAGGTGCAGGCGATCGCGGGCGGCCTGCTGGGCGTGGGGCTGGCGGGCGTAGTCTGGATGCTGGGGGTCTTTGAATCGCTTCAGGACCCGGTTTGGCCCCAGGGCAAAGATGTCGGCTTCCCCACCTTTGGCGATCGCATCCGTTGCCTTGAGGGTGTGGCGGCGGCCCTGGACATAGACCTTCATCGGGCTTGGCCTCCGTAGCGCGCTCCAAAAGCCTCGGTCACGCTGCGCAGGGGCGCATCCAGCCGCGCCAGCACTTCCTGGGCGATCGCCTCTGGCACCCCGCCATAGAACGCCTCGGCAATGCCTCCGGCGATGCAGGCGATCGTGTCGCTGTCGCCGCCCAGAGAAATGGCGTTGCGGATCGCGTCCTCGAAGTCCGTCGATTCTAGAAACGCCCGAATCGCCTGGGGCACCGAGCCCTGGCAGGACACATCAAAGCGGTAGTGGGGACGCAGGTCGTCGAGGGACTGGCTCAGGTCATAGCCAAAGGTGGTCTCGAGGTAGTCCTGAATCGCGGTTTTGGATTCACTCCGCCGCGCCAAAAAGATCGCGGCGGCCGTGGCCTGCGCCCCCTTGATCCCCTCAGGGTGGTTGTGGGTGACGGCGGCGCTTTGCTCTGCCAGAGCCAGCACGGTCTCCAGGTCCTCCCCCGCCAAGGCGACGGGGCTGACGCGCATAGCGGAGCCGTTGCCCCAGCTCTGGTAAGGCTCGGAGCGGTTGAGGCCAGCCCACAGCGTAAAGCTTTTGCCGAAGCCCGCCAGGGGATAGCGCCGAAAGTAGCGCTTGTAGGTGTCGGCGTAGTCAGCGCCCTGGAGCAAGGCTTCGGCCGTGGCCACGGTGAGCACCGTGTCATCGGTGAACCGGCTGCCCTGCCGAAACAGCGGAAAGTCTTTGCGCTTGCAGTTTTGCCGCTCGTACACCGAGCCAATCACGTCACCGGCGATCGCGCCTAACATGGCAGTCTCCTAGGGCACCAAGGGAGCAGAAATCGGAGCAGGTTCGGGAGAAAACGCCTCGGGGCCGGTCAGCGCCATCAAGAGCAGCAGGCCAAGGGCGATCGCTGCCAAGAGCGTCGCGGGATCTAGGCGGGAGCTCTTCTCCGGGCGGGTTTCCGGGGTCACGGCGTGGCCGCAGTGGGAGCAGTAGCGGCTTTCGGCGTCGAGCCCGTGGCCGCAGTGATCACAAAACATCTCGGGCTCCACCACCACGGCATAGTGGACCTGCGAATTGGATAAGCGGGGCATGGTTGCCTCCTCCCTCATGTCGAGGGCGATCGTTTGCGGAGAACTATCAAAGTGGTGTCATCTCGCAGCAGGCCGCCGAATTTGGTGAGCTGCTGCGCCTGCCAGTTCGCGATCGTGCGCTGGTGGTTGAGCCGGGTGAGCTGCCGCCGCACCGCATCGGGATTGCGAAAGTAGCGATCGTCTTGCCAAAACTGGCTCAGGGGACCGAGGGGTGTGCTGGGGTCCGGTCCGGGCTGGTCTGCTGCTCGGCAAAAGTCCTCTAGGCCGTCTGTGCCAATCAAAATTGACTGCACGTCCTGGGTGGCCAGGGAATGGTGAATTTGCAGATCGAGAATGGGCGATCGCGCGGTGTCTGGCACCAAGAGGCCATAGGCCAGATAGGGCGGCGCATTGTTGGGAAAGGGGCCTAGGTGTTGCAGGTGGCCATTCACGGCGATCGCCCCGTCCCCCAGCCCAAAAACCTGGGTCTCCGTCGGCGTGACCACCGCGCCCACCACGGTGAACAGCAGATAGTCCTGGACCACCTGGGGGCGATCGCCGCCAAAGCG
This genomic stretch from Geitlerinema sp. PCC 7407 harbors:
- a CDS encoding peptidoglycan recognition family protein, whose protein sequence is MEFHAWLKRFSLILLGLVALVAALFLGSLRDGGLSSQASVPDPHELMHSVPASDTPIQWEEVETSPQFAQSAPPVEAIAPSTYQPPIVAAPAHPTNYGDRFTHDAQGNPLTHAMIVVLHETVYSAESAIRFFQTPHYKDEEQASYHTLIRQDGTVIYLVPPEKRAFGAGNSVFMGPNGPETLKTKAELPPSVNNFAYHVALETPRDGWNNNRRHSGYSAQQYQSLAWLLAQTNVPENRITTHQAVDQSGSRLDPRSFDQVQFLAMLRGYERPAQANLAPAGDRVTQAS
- a CDS encoding zinc-ribbon domain-containing protein — its product is MPRLSNSQVHYAVVVEPEMFCDHCGHGLDAESRYCSHCGHAVTPETRPEKSSRLDPATLLAAIALGLLLLMALTGPEAFSPEPAPISAPLVP
- a CDS encoding ADP-ribosylglycohydrolase family protein, yielding MLGAIAGDVIGSVYERQNCKRKDFPLFRQGSRFTDDTVLTVATAEALLQGADYADTYKRYFRRYPLAGFGKSFTLWAGLNRSEPYQSWGNGSAMRVSPVALAGEDLETVLALAEQSAAVTHNHPEGIKGAQATAAAIFLARRSESKTAIQDYLETTFGYDLSQSLDDLRPHYRFDVSCQGSVPQAIRAFLESTDFEDAIRNAISLGGDSDTIACIAGGIAEAFYGGVPEAIAQEVLARLDAPLRSVTEAFGARYGGQAR
- a CDS encoding protein phosphatase 2C domain-containing protein; the encoded protein is MEDQFEMAAGSVIGTEHLRTGKNNQDAFYSLRQPMVTVAVVCDGCGSSAHSEVGAKLGARWIAEAIAQRLDAGQDLSEPFWWGVQRSVLAQLRALVERFGGDRPQVVQDYLLFTVVGAVVTPTETQVFGLGDGAIAVNGHLQHLGPFPNNAPPYLAYGLLVPDTARSPILDLQIHHSLATQDVQSILIGTDGLEDFCRAADQPGPDPSTPLGPLSQFWQDDRYFRNPDAVRRQLTRLNHQRTIANWQAQQLTKFGGLLRDDTTLIVLRKRSPST